The following coding sequences are from one Mustela lutreola isolate mMusLut2 chromosome 5, mMusLut2.pri, whole genome shotgun sequence window:
- the FGF1 gene encoding fibroblast growth factor 1 isoform X1 has protein sequence MAEGEITTFTALMEKFNLPAGNYKKPKLLYCSNGGHFLRILPDGTVDGTRDRSDQHIQLQLSAESVGEVYIKSTETGQYLAMDTDGLLYGSQTPNEECLFLERLEENHYNTYTSKKHAEKNWFVGLKKNGSCKRGPRTHYGQKAILFLPLPVSSD, from the exons ATGGCTGAAGGGGAAATCACAACCTTCACAGCCCTGATGGAGAAGTTTAATCTGCCTGCGGGGAATTACAAGAAGCCCAAACTCCTCTACTGTAGCAATGGGGGCCACTTCCTGAGGATCCTTCCAGATGGCACAGTGGACGGCACAAGGGACAGGAGCGACCAGCACA ttCAGCTGCAGCTCAGTGCGGAAAGCGTGGGGGAGGTGTACATAAAGAGTACCGAGACTGGCCAGTACTTGGCCATGGACACCGATGGGCTTTTGTACGGCTCA CAAACACCAAATGAGGAATGTCTGTTCCTGGAAAGGCTGGAGGAAAACCATTACAACACCTACACATCCAAGAAGCACGCTGAGAAGAATTGGTTTGTAGGTCTCAAGAAGAACGGAAGCTGCAAACGCGGTCCTCGGACTCACTATGGCCAGAAAGCaattctgtttctccccctgccaGTCTCCTCTGATTAA
- the FGF1 gene encoding fibroblast growth factor 1 isoform X2, with protein MAEGEITTFTALMEKFNLPAGNYKKPKLLYCSNGGHFLRILPDGTVDGTRDRSDQHTNTK; from the exons ATGGCTGAAGGGGAAATCACAACCTTCACAGCCCTGATGGAGAAGTTTAATCTGCCTGCGGGGAATTACAAGAAGCCCAAACTCCTCTACTGTAGCAATGGGGGCCACTTCCTGAGGATCCTTCCAGATGGCACAGTGGACGGCACAAGGGACAGGAGCGACCAGCACA CAAACACCAAATGA